A stretch of Gemmatimonas aurantiaca T-27 DNA encodes these proteins:
- the tssF gene encoding type VI secretion system baseplate subunit TssF: MQDDLLLYYERELTYLRKLGAEFAQQYPKVAARLQLEANRCEDPHVERLLEGFAFLTARIHRRLDDDFPEISESLLEVLHPQIIRPLPSMAIVEIALDPAQGRTPEGFHVPRHSVLHTKPVNGVPCIFRTNYDTTLYPLRIAGAEWTTPDRAGAGAHGREAVAAVRLSLQAFNGVTLEALTMDALRVHLAADGSVADTLYELLANNCVQVVVRNPDRPNAAPVLLGSRAVQPVGFGPDETMLPQSNRSFAGYSLLQELFAFPEKFHFLDIVGVGAALKQLGATDRAEIGLLISSFERTERRQALELSISARTFRLGCTPAVNLFSQSAEPILLTERSYEHLVIPDARRRLEVEVWSVDNVQLIEHAARTTRQVSPLYSHSHNLGAEGIDSGDLFWQSMRRTSGWRTDRGTDVHLSFSDLSGQLRLPDQDVASVHVTCSNGDMPSRLPFGTDERGDFELVSGGPIQRISAIVNPTRAIQPKLGKSLLWRLISSLSLNHLSLTDEGGDALRELLRLHNVTNSLSSERQIDGLIGVRTEPAFARVTAAHGMTFARGRRIDLDFDEDLFPGGGMFLMASVLERFFALYASMNSFTRVGVRSKQRRRQVVDWAPRAGWRTLL; the protein is encoded by the coding sequence ATGCAAGACGATCTGCTGCTGTATTACGAGCGCGAACTCACGTACCTCCGCAAGCTCGGCGCGGAGTTCGCACAGCAATACCCGAAAGTCGCGGCGCGCCTGCAGCTCGAGGCCAACCGCTGCGAAGATCCGCATGTCGAGCGTCTGCTCGAAGGATTCGCGTTCCTCACGGCGCGCATTCACCGACGGCTCGACGACGATTTCCCCGAGATCAGCGAATCGCTGCTCGAGGTGCTGCACCCGCAGATCATCCGGCCACTGCCGTCGATGGCCATCGTGGAGATCGCACTGGATCCGGCGCAGGGACGTACGCCCGAAGGTTTCCACGTGCCACGCCACAGCGTGTTGCACACGAAACCCGTCAACGGCGTGCCGTGCATCTTTCGCACGAACTACGACACCACGCTGTACCCGCTGCGCATCGCGGGTGCGGAGTGGACCACGCCCGATCGGGCTGGTGCCGGCGCGCATGGGCGTGAGGCGGTGGCGGCGGTGCGCCTCAGCCTGCAGGCCTTCAACGGCGTGACGCTCGAAGCGCTCACGATGGATGCCCTGCGCGTGCATCTCGCCGCCGATGGCAGTGTCGCCGACACGTTGTACGAACTGCTCGCCAACAACTGCGTGCAGGTGGTGGTGCGCAATCCGGATCGGCCGAACGCCGCTCCCGTCTTGCTCGGGTCACGGGCCGTACAACCGGTGGGATTTGGTCCCGACGAGACCATGTTGCCGCAGTCCAATCGCAGCTTTGCGGGCTATTCGCTGCTGCAGGAACTGTTTGCGTTCCCCGAGAAGTTCCACTTCCTCGACATCGTCGGTGTGGGCGCGGCGCTGAAGCAGCTCGGAGCCACCGATCGCGCCGAAATCGGGCTGCTCATCAGCAGCTTCGAGCGCACCGAACGGCGACAGGCGCTCGAACTCAGTATCTCCGCGCGCACCTTCCGCCTCGGATGCACGCCGGCGGTCAATCTGTTTTCGCAGTCGGCCGAACCGATTCTGCTCACCGAACGCAGCTACGAGCATCTGGTCATTCCCGATGCTCGCCGCCGCCTCGAGGTGGAAGTGTGGTCGGTGGACAACGTGCAGCTCATCGAACACGCCGCCCGCACGACGCGGCAGGTCTCGCCGCTGTACTCGCATTCGCACAACCTCGGCGCGGAAGGCATCGACAGCGGCGATCTGTTCTGGCAGAGCATGCGCCGCACCTCGGGGTGGCGCACCGACCGCGGCACGGACGTGCATCTCAGCTTCTCCGACCTCTCGGGACAGTTGCGTCTGCCCGATCAGGACGTGGCCTCGGTGCATGTCACCTGTTCGAACGGCGACATGCCCAGCCGGTTGCCCTTCGGCACCGACGAACGGGGCGACTTCGAGCTGGTGAGCGGTGGGCCGATTCAGCGCATTTCGGCCATCGTGAATCCGACGCGCGCCATCCAACCCAAGTTGGGCAAATCGCTGTTGTGGCGCCTCATCTCGTCACTGTCGCTCAATCATCTCTCGCTGACGGATGAAGGCGGTGATGCGCTGCGTGAGCTGCTGCGCCTGCACAACGTGACCAACAGCCTGAGTTCGGAACGCCAGATCGATGGTCTCATCGGCGTGCGCACCGAACCAGCCTTCGCGCGCGTCACCGCCGCACATGGCATGACCTTCGCCCGTGGACGACGCATCGACCTGGACTTCGATGAAGATCTGTTCCCGGGCGGTGGCATGTTTCTCATGGCCAGCGTGCTGGAACGGTTCTTCGCCCTCTATGCGTCGATGAACAGCTTCACCCGGGTCGGCGTGCGATCGAAGCAACGTCGTCGTCAGGTGGTGGACTGGGCCCCCCGCGCCGGCTGGCGGACATTGTTGTGA